A DNA window from Anaerobaca lacustris contains the following coding sequences:
- a CDS encoding PIN/TRAM domain-containing protein → MLLWLFRGMFIIIVVSVLMVNASSSELSKADNSASWWAVVISGVGLAIFFLLLDVLTPKRKLSALAGVFFGLLVGMLISGALASAVDMIGESYRIPMVEPARVAIKWMLGIGICYFTISIVMRTKDDFRFVIPYVAFAKQTKGARPLILDTSAIVDGRIYDLSESRLFDAPIVVPRFVLNELQLIADSSDKLKRNRGRRGLDVLKKMQSSQVIEVEIDETAVAETEEAKGVDQKLMVFAKAHNGRLVTTDYNLTKVAQVRSVDVVNINDLANLLKVVALPGETMQVKIVKPGEEADQGIGYLDDGTMIVVEGGRNKIGRDVQISVTSSLQTSAGKMIFGRFESFASSDRPNDRPGRSFNPRSNRMSARP, encoded by the coding sequence ACGCCAGCTCCTCGGAGCTGAGCAAGGCCGACAATTCGGCAAGCTGGTGGGCCGTGGTGATCAGCGGCGTCGGCCTGGCGATCTTCTTCCTGTTGTTGGACGTGCTGACCCCGAAGCGCAAGCTCAGTGCGCTGGCCGGCGTGTTTTTCGGACTCCTGGTCGGGATGCTCATCAGCGGCGCCCTGGCCAGTGCCGTGGACATGATCGGCGAGTCGTATCGCATCCCGATGGTCGAGCCGGCCCGGGTCGCGATCAAATGGATGCTGGGTATCGGCATCTGCTATTTCACCATCAGCATCGTGATGCGCACCAAAGACGATTTCCGCTTCGTCATCCCCTACGTGGCCTTCGCCAAACAGACCAAGGGCGCCCGCCCGCTGATCCTCGATACGTCGGCCATCGTCGACGGGCGCATCTACGATCTGTCCGAGAGCCGTCTGTTCGACGCCCCGATCGTCGTGCCGCGATTCGTGCTCAACGAGCTGCAGCTCATCGCCGATTCATCGGACAAGCTCAAGCGCAACCGCGGCCGGCGGGGCCTGGACGTGCTCAAGAAGATGCAGTCCAGCCAGGTCATCGAGGTCGAGATCGACGAGACCGCCGTCGCCGAGACCGAGGAGGCCAAGGGCGTCGATCAGAAGCTGATGGTCTTCGCCAAGGCCCACAACGGCCGGCTGGTCACCACCGACTACAATCTGACGAAGGTCGCCCAGGTGCGCAGCGTCGATGTGGTCAACATCAACGATCTGGCCAATCTGCTCAAGGTCGTGGCCCTGCCGGGCGAGACCATGCAGGTCAAGATCGTCAAGCCGGGCGAGGAAGCCGACCAGGGCATCGGCTATCTCGACGACGGCACGATGATCGTCGTCGAGGGCGGGCGCAACAAGATCGGAAGGGACGTGCAGATCAGCGTGACCAGCTCGTTGCAGACCTCGGCGGGCAAGATGATCTTCGGACGCTTCGAGTCCTTCGCCTCGTCCGACCGTCCCAACGACCGGCCGGGCCGGTCGTTCAACCCCCGTTCGAACCGCATGTCGGCCCGACCCTGA